The nucleotide window GAGATATTAAATAATAATTCGATCCCCTTATCGTGGGCCTGAAAACCAATGATATTCGCCACATCATCCATAACGTCATCGATGGTAAAGTCGATACGTTCTAGTTCGAGTTTGCCAGCCTCGATTTTTGAGAAATCGAGGATATCGTTAATGATCCCCAATAACGACTCTGCCGCTCTGTGCACTTTTTTAATGTAGTTTTTTGGCTTGCTGTCCAACTCATGCTCTAACGCCAAATGAGACATACCGATGATTGCATTCATCGGCGTACGAATTTCATGACTCATATTGGCAAGAAAGTCAGATTTGGCGCGACTGGCTTCATCCGCCAACACTTTTGCTTCCAGCAAGGCTTTTTTCGCTTGATTCTCTTGAGTCACATCGCGCAGTGACACAATCACATAAGACTTGTCCTCGAGTACGATTGGCGTATATACCGATTCAACTTCAATGCAGCCGCCATCTTTGGTTAAAATATCTAAAGGTACATCGGCATTACCGCTGTGATGCACAAAAGGCTCTTGCCAATAATCTTGGGTGAACAGCTGGTGCTCTTTGCGTCGATGGTGCGGCACTATGGTGTGTAATGGTTTGCCATCGAGCTCTTCCGCCGCCCAGCCCAACATGCGCGTGGTTGTGGCATTAATTTGCTCAATAACATCATCCGTATTGACCAGTAACATCGCAATTGGCATCGACTCTAGTATGGTATTAATGCGGTTTTTCTCTTCCAACCGCTCAGAAATATCCTGAAACGCGACAACCGCTGCCAGTTCACTGTGCTCGTCGTCTTCGCTAATCGGTGCAACAGAATACTCTACCGGAATCGATTCGCCATTTTTGTGCTCAAATACCGCCATAGGATTGCGTATGGTTTTGCCTTCACGCACCGCTTTTAAAATGGGGTTATTGTCATCGGTTAACGAGTCACCATTGGTTTTTTGCTTGTGGAATAGTTGGTAATAAGGCTGATCTATAACGTCCTCTTCTTGATAGCCAAGTAGATTCGACGCGGATTCATTAAAGATACGACAGACACCGTGCTTATCGATACCAAAAATACCATCCGCAACAGAGCCTAGAACCGAACGATTAGTGCGCTCTGATGCCACCAACTCCTGTGTTCTTTCATCGATAATACGTTCTAGCTCTTGTTGTGAGCGACGAGTAATGTCTGTAGCCCGTTGCGATATGATAAACATAAAGGTCGACAAGGCTGCGACAACAATGACAATGGTGATGGTCACAACGGCAAACAAAAAGCGTAATTGATAATAGCGTTTGTAGACTTCGTCGATGTCGACTTCGACCACTACCGAGTTATTCATTTCTTTAAGCCAAGTGGCTTTACCGACCACCAATTTGCCACGATAGTCACGATAGCCAACAATGTCTTCGGTATCGACTTGATATAACGCGCTTTGGGTCATGGTGTTGTCTTCACCATTTGGTAAGACAACGTTTAAGATATTCGACTTGCCGTATTCAAGTTGCCCCAGATCGTATAAGTCAGAAAGAAAACGGCTTTGTGTTAGCATGCGACCTTTTCTATCAATTGAATAGGCTTCTAAGGTGTCGCCTACACCGACATCGGTAAAGGATGCGGCAAAGTTACCTTTGGGATCAAATCGCATCGCCATAATGGCAATAACTTCGCCCCAAATATCGGTTACCGGGGTCGCTACAAACACCACGGCGTCTTGATCTTGCTTTGATAAATTGCCATCGATATCGACTTTTGACCACACCGAAGGAATGAATTGGCTTTGACCATTAACCACTTTCTCAAAAAGCTCTGGTCGTTGTTCAGCGATTGCATGATCTAAGCCCGTTAATGCCTTTTCCGTACTGTATAAGGTTAAGCCTTGCTTTGAGATCAAAAATGCGGCTCGCCCAGAGATGTAAGTAGACGGTCGTTCGCGAAAAAATCGGTCCAATTGATTGTTAGATAAGGTTATGTTTTCTAGACTTTTTCTATCGTAGGCAAGCAATAATTGCTCGGTTAATTCAATAAATTGTGGCAGTTCACTAACCGAGTTGGTTAATTGTTTACGCGACTGATACCAGCCTTTCAGGTTGGTAAGCACACTTTTTTGCGTTATTGATAGCAATTTATCGTATTCTTGCTGTGAATATTTTCTAAACTCACTCAAATACCAAGACATACCGGACACCATGATAGCTAATATCAATAAGACGAGAAGCACATACACACTTTTAAAGCGCGCGGTGCCAAATTTTCGCGCTATTTCATCGGTATATTTTCGCGCCACATGCCAAACCATATACAACAAAAACATGCCAAGTACCGCGGCTCCTACGGCGATATAATTACCGGATAAATTGGTATCTTTTTTCTCTTGAAAATATTGACTCTCCCATTGTCGTTGCATCGAACTTAAGTGCTCGGCCCCTAATTGGTCTATGCCCCAATCAATGATATTTTTCAGTTCAGGTAAATTTTTATTGATGCAATAGCCAATAGCAAAAGGCTCTAACCCTTCAACACTGACCGGTTTAAGCCCGGCAATTCGATTGCTTTTTTGATAATAGTTCAGGCTATATAGGTATAAAATAAAGCCATCAATTTTACCGTCGCGCACTTGCTGTAGGCCTTGCTCGATGTTATCAGTGGTGATCACATTGCTGGCGCCGACCAACTCTTCTGCCTTGGCATGAGTCGCATAGCCTTTTACGACTCCTAATGTTGCATGGTATTTGCCGTCTTTTTTGGCGTTAAACACCTGACTGTCTTGGCGCACCGCCAAAATTGGCGTAAACGTTTGAATGGGTTTTGAAAATAACACCTCGCCTTGGCGCTCTTCGCTATTTGCGCATATCGATAACACATCAATATCGCCGCGCATTAAGCTTTTGTATTCTTGATCGAAAGTCGTTTGCGAGGTGACTTGTAAGGTGATGGGTAGCACTTCATTGAGAGACAAGCGCGCCATTTTGCCTATACCTTCAACTTGGCCATGCTCATCGACAAAATCAAATGGTGGGAAATTGGCATCCATACCAACGTTAACAATGGGGTGCTTATTGGCCCAATCCATGAGTTCAGGCGGCAAATCGTTAGCTGCGAAGGCTCTCAATGCCATCGACAGGACAAATACTAAGGTAACTAACAGTGAAAATGCAGGCCTAATCAGCTTCATGCAAACAGGTCAAAAAAGAGTGATCTTATAAGTATATAATCACATGAGAAATTTACGACCGGCCATGGGTTAACAAGATGTTGATGTTTGAATCTAGCCCTCGCCTCGTACGGGCTATGAAAATTGCAACAATATGTAATCAAAGCAACAACTTAAGATATGAGCTTGATTAAAAAACGGTGACCATACAAGAAACAGCAAATGATGCCGATTAGAACATCATTTGCCATTAAGAGTAATCAGGCACTCGTCACTAACACTTTGCCTTGATAACCGATAAGTTATTAACGGCTACTGACATTTGTTGGTCTTGCGCCTGTTTTTTATCCAATGCGCCACTTAAACGTGTTAAAACTAACGCCACAGCGACAATGATCGACCCGACCCAAGCGGTATCGGTAAGCTGGGCGGTTTCAACAATAACCCCGCCACTCAGTGATCCTAAGGCAATGCCGACATTAAACGCAGCGATATTCAAACCTGAGGCGACATCCACGGCATTAGGTGTGTATTTTTGTGCCAATTGCACTACATAGACTTGTAACCCAGGAACATTACCAAATGCAAAGGCGCCCCAAACCAATACCGTGATCAGTACCGCTGGTTTTGAACCCGCAACAAAACTTAATAACAGTAACACCAATGCTAAGCCGCTAAACACAAAGGTAAGTGCTGATATAGGCCCTTTGCGGTCGGCAAGTTTGCCACCGTAAATATTACCAATCGCTACCGAAACACCATACACCAGTAAGATAACACCGACCATCGACGCATCGAAGCCACTGACTTGCTGTAAAATCGGTGCCAAATAGGTAAATGCCGTAAACGTTCCGCCATAGCCAACAGCTGTAATGATGTACACCAGCAGCAATCTAGGGTGAACTAATACCTGAAATTGCTCTTTAAAACTCGCTGACTGGCCTTTTTTCAAATCCTTTGGCACCAAGAGCAGGCTGCCGATAATGGCAATAACACCCAATAGTGACACCACTAGAAACGTTGCTCGCCAACCAAATTCCTGACCAATAAATGTGCCAAGCGGTACGCCAGTAACTAAGGCGACCGTTAAACCGGTAAACATAATGGCGATGGCACTGGCTTCTTTATCTTTGCTCACTAATGATGTGGCAATGGTTGAGCCAATCGAAAAGAACACACCATGGGCAAGCCCAGTTAAAATCCTTGCGGCAATCAGGCTTTCATATCCAGGTGCTTGCCAAGCAACCAGGTTGCCTAAAGTAAACAGCGCCATAAGGGCAATCAATAGATACTTACGATTCCAGCGTCCGGTCAATGCGGTTAACACCGGTGCACCGATGGCAACACCCAAGGCATATAAACTCACTAATAACCCGGCAGAGGGTAAACTGACGGATAAGTCATTGGCGATAGTCGGTATCAAACCAACAATAACAAACTCGGTTGTGCCGATAGCAAAAGCACTGAGAGTCAAAGCGAATAAAGCTAATGGCATGAGCCACTCCAAAATGATTTAAGATGTTCAAGTTGGCGACTATTATCCACAGTATCTCAATTGCAAAAACACCAAAAATGGCAATTCACTTTTGCATTAAACGCAAAGATATATACAAAATTTTTACAGTTTATTACTGTAAATCCATTGTTTACTGCTTGTTAATTGACCTGTCGCAAAAAATATCACAAAAACCAACATTGTTTGTCTTGCTATCGACCGCTAGGTCGGTAAAATCGCGCCCCTCGTAATCGATTCACCGAATTGGAGCTGTGCCTTAAATGAGAAAATTGCTTACCCTTCCAGCAAAATTAAACACCTGTCCTGTTGAAGACGCTATATACCAAAATGCGTTAACCTGTATAACCGACTTAGCCTTAAATCTAATGGCCGTTAAAGTCGAGCATCACCCAGAAGACTTTCTCGGTTGGTGCCAACAATTACTGAAGATTTGCCAACACGATCTGAATGTTGACTTGCTTGAAGAAAAGCAATTACCGGTACTAAAAAAGTTGCAAGACACCCTGCAACAAGGCATTTCGCAAATACAGCTTAAAATGTTACGTGTCGCGCCTTGGCCAGTATTTTATCAAGCCATTGAAAGCATGTCTGAATTGCAATCTTTGCAAGAGCGCACACAGCTATTACACTACATCGCCAATATTCGAGAGATACCATTAGCGCAATTAAGCCAAGCTGATTTGCAGGCATTTAGTGGTAAGCATGGTGCATGTCATGACATTGATAACTATCCGTTTGATGTGGAATGGTTTGCGTCAACCAAAGCGGCAAAGACATTTCATCGTTTGTTAACCAATCACACCGAGTTATTTGATCAGGCGCTTGCGCATATTCCGTTGCAAGGCGAGGTAGAAAAGCAACATTATCAAGATTTTGTTGATGCCTATCAGCACATTTTTGCGACACAGACGGACAGTGAAAAAGCGCCATTAATCGCCGCAACTCGATTATTAGCGATGCGTCGTCCAGACGTATTTGTGCCTCTTACCAATGCCAACTTGGCCAATTTATGTAAAGGTTTAAACATTAGTAAATTCGGCAACCAAGATTTTGATGGCTATTATCAAGAGCTCATTAATGTGCTTCCAATATATGCTTGGTACCGCTGTGCGCAACCAGAAGATGAGCAACAAGCCTTTATCTGGCAACATAGAGCATTGATGTTCGACCTGTTCTTTTATGCTGATGAAGACCAAGCACGCCGTTCTAATTATGTCCGTATGCGCGACAAACCAAAGACAGTGAAAATCAGTGCCGGTGCCAATAGAGCCAGCAAACGTAGCAAAGAAACCGCAGAGATGTTGGTTGATAAAGCGTTGGCAGAAGATGGCGTTGAAGCGTATTTACTGGATATGCGTGACACCTTAATAAAAAGTGTTAGTGCAGGCAAAAGCGTCGACCAGGCAATGCAGTTGATGCGCAGTATTTTTGGATAATCGCCTGTTTCGCATTAAGATAGCATGATGAACGCGTTAAGATACCTACAAGGTTACCCGCAACAAGTTGTTGAGCAAGCACAACAGTTGCTTACTCAGCAAAAGCTCGGGCCATGGTTATTAGCGCGTTATCCTGACGCTCATCAGATAGGCAATGATGGGCAACTAAGAGACTATGTACAGTCGTTAAAAAACCAATTCTTAAAAAAGTCCGCTCCGCTAAGCAAAGTTTGCTTTGATAATAAACTTCATGTCATTAACAACGCTTTAGGTACCCACAGTTACATAAGCAAAGTACATGGCAGTAAAATCAAACGAGTAAATGAAATCCGTATCGCCAGTATTTTTAAACAATGCCCTGAGCCATTTTTAAAAATGATTTGCGTGCATGAATTGGCGCACATAAAAGAGAAACAACATAACAAGGCGTTTTACCAGTTGTGTCAGCATATGATGCATGATTATCATCAAGTCGAGCTGCATTTGCGCCTCTATTTAGTGCAAACCGAAACACACGGTCGTTTATACTCTGCATAACGAAATAACAAATTGTCATGGTTTTAGCTCGTTAACCTTGGCTGCAATTTGTTATACTCTGGCAAAATCCTGTCAACATACAATGATATGAACTACATCAAGATTGATGATCTCAAATACGCCTGGGTATTTCGTTTTAAACAATTGCCGATCAGCGAACAAGATATGCAATTGATAAAACCAATGGCACCGGCTCGCTGCGCCACGCTATGGGGCCAATTTATCGCCAAGAATGCTGACCATCCAGACTTTATCGGTGAAGCCGATTGGCCTGGCAAAGATGATAGCTGGCATGATAAAGGCAACTGGCAAAATGCGTGGGAAAGTGACGATGAGAGCTTACCCGATGAAATAGCGGATTTTCTTGATTGGCAGGGCAATACCACGGTGTATTTCTGTAATTCACGCAAACAGGTCATAGAAACCCGTTTTGATGTATTTCAACGTTGTTGGAAAAACTTCTTAATGATGGACGACGGACCTATCTTGATTGCAAAAAAGAAAAAACAAGCGATTCAGTTCTTTCCTGATGGCACATTTCGTTTAGGCACCATGCCCTAAGCAATCAGTTTATCGAGACAAGCGAGC belongs to Thalassotalea sp. HSM 43 and includes:
- a CDS encoding response regulator, whose translation is MKLIRPAFSLLVTLVFVLSMALRAFAANDLPPELMDWANKHPIVNVGMDANFPPFDFVDEHGQVEGIGKMARLSLNEVLPITLQVTSQTTFDQEYKSLMRGDIDVLSICANSEERQGEVLFSKPIQTFTPILAVRQDSQVFNAKKDGKYHATLGVVKGYATHAKAEELVGASNVITTDNIEQGLQQVRDGKIDGFILYLYSLNYYQKSNRIAGLKPVSVEGLEPFAIGYCINKNLPELKNIIDWGIDQLGAEHLSSMQRQWESQYFQEKKDTNLSGNYIAVGAAVLGMFLLYMVWHVARKYTDEIARKFGTARFKSVYVLLVLLILAIMVSGMSWYLSEFRKYSQQEYDKLLSITQKSVLTNLKGWYQSRKQLTNSVSELPQFIELTEQLLLAYDRKSLENITLSNNQLDRFFRERPSTYISGRAAFLISKQGLTLYSTEKALTGLDHAIAEQRPELFEKVVNGQSQFIPSVWSKVDIDGNLSKQDQDAVVFVATPVTDIWGEVIAIMAMRFDPKGNFAASFTDVGVGDTLEAYSIDRKGRMLTQSRFLSDLYDLGQLEYGKSNILNVVLPNGEDNTMTQSALYQVDTEDIVGYRDYRGKLVVGKATWLKEMNNSVVVEVDIDEVYKRYYQLRFLFAVVTITIVIVVAALSTFMFIISQRATDITRRSQQELERIIDERTQELVASERTNRSVLGSVADGIFGIDKHGVCRIFNESASNLLGYQEEDVIDQPYYQLFHKQKTNGDSLTDDNNPILKAVREGKTIRNPMAVFEHKNGESIPVEYSVAPISEDDEHSELAAVVAFQDISERLEEKNRINTILESMPIAMLLVNTDDVIEQINATTTRMLGWAAEELDGKPLHTIVPHHRRKEHQLFTQDYWQEPFVHHSGNADVPLDILTKDGGCIEVESVYTPIVLEDKSYVIVSLRDVTQENQAKKALLEAKVLADEASRAKSDFLANMSHEIRTPMNAIIGMSHLALEHELDSKPKNYIKKVHRAAESLLGIINDILDFSKIEAGKLELERIDFTIDDVMDDVANIIGFQAHDKGIELLFNISPDVPVYLSGDPLRLNQILINLANNAIKFTELGQIVISIKLVPHHTDKVRLRFAVQDSGIGMSQQQMDKLFQSFSQADSSTTRKYGGTGLGLTICQKLIHLMQGEIWVESEVGKGSVFFFDVVLDLPQGKLEPKFSEQQRHLLTGKKVLIVDDNTIAAEVLSNIMSSFGCDIQVAYSGLQAIDLVSNGQTDFDFAMIDWQMPGLDGLDTVAKLQTLLSDQTKHFVLITAYGKDQIKNRAQLDQQLHIDSFLSKPVTASSIFDEMMRLMGQSYIATTRKLGKDEALQQDYRKLNNAKVLLVEDNELNQELAIGLLQQAKIRYDVADNGQQAVEMAALNRYDGILMDLQMPVMDGYTAAGIIRQEQPDMPIIAMTANAMASDKEKVLSAGMNAHIAKPINVNDMFSTMAKWISSQGPFAVEPITDVGESQATDGDDIALQQQDLSYVNIDKGLATCAGDKNLYLRLLRKFVASQSDFYSHFSEAWGEHKLNKATRLAHTLKGTAGNIGANLLQAEADKLETALNGNAGNEIISTQLQQVTSKLQDVLSELGQLLNSSKVKDSVNDDRDESAIDMSQYSQQLNHLLSLIEDFETDATDVAEDLQQQFTASRYEFAFKRILTSIENYDFDNAHALLKQFISENLAKDT
- a CDS encoding MFS transporter, which produces MPLALFALTLSAFAIGTTEFVIVGLIPTIANDLSVSLPSAGLLVSLYALGVAIGAPVLTALTGRWNRKYLLIALMALFTLGNLVAWQAPGYESLIAARILTGLAHGVFFSIGSTIATSLVSKDKEASAIAIMFTGLTVALVTGVPLGTFIGQEFGWRATFLVVSLLGVIAIIGSLLLVPKDLKKGQSASFKEQFQVLVHPRLLLVYIITAVGYGGTFTAFTYLAPILQQVSGFDASMVGVILLVYGVSVAIGNIYGGKLADRKGPISALTFVFSGLALVLLLLSFVAGSKPAVLITVLVWGAFAFGNVPGLQVYVVQLAQKYTPNAVDVASGLNIAAFNVGIALGSLSGGVIVETAQLTDTAWVGSIIVAVALVLTRLSGALDKKQAQDQQMSVAVNNLSVIKAKC
- a CDS encoding YgjP-like metallopeptidase domain-containing protein; amino-acid sequence: MNALRYLQGYPQQVVEQAQQLLTQQKLGPWLLARYPDAHQIGNDGQLRDYVQSLKNQFLKKSAPLSKVCFDNKLHVINNALGTHSYISKVHGSKIKRVNEIRIASIFKQCPEPFLKMICVHELAHIKEKQHNKAFYQLCQHMMHDYHQVELHLRLYLVQTETHGRLYSA
- a CDS encoding DUF2947 family protein encodes the protein MNYIKIDDLKYAWVFRFKQLPISEQDMQLIKPMAPARCATLWGQFIAKNADHPDFIGEADWPGKDDSWHDKGNWQNAWESDDESLPDEIADFLDWQGNTTVYFCNSRKQVIETRFDVFQRCWKNFLMMDDGPILIAKKKKQAIQFFPDGTFRLGTMP